A portion of the Gasterosteus aculeatus chromosome 12, fGasAcu3.hap1.1, whole genome shotgun sequence genome contains these proteins:
- the dhx38 gene encoding pre-mRNA-splicing factor ATP-dependent RNA helicase PRP16 isoform X2, giving the protein MLAALCQIMDDDVSMHRLEGTDPADQIGGLIVKKKSAAEEPHVFRAPTPRTSLLGLDLLAAQKRKERESKEQAEADDSSRKKSKVSSYKDWEEGKSDSGSDEEEDDDTATDAKKERKYRVTGSETPSSPGGVSEEFRHRHQQREKDRREHGLYTSSKEDNTREKDREKSRDKGRDRRSERDERDGSRGSSSSSRSERGERSPRDGFSDRISRGTKREEPSTPQQRPRDSFTPSRSNWEEDDSGYSSSRHSQWESPSPALSHKELDRSERSHRSGRESERRDRSVRGRYPDDTPLPTPSYKYNEWANDRKHLGSTPRLSQGKGRKEDGGGGLAFDNEDEKDQWEEDQKQADRDWYMMDEGYDEFHNPFTTTSEEYVKKREQILQKQTQKRISAHKRQINEDNERWETNRMLTSGVVQRLEVDEDFEEDNAAKVHLQIHNLVPPFLDGRIVFTKQPEPVIPVKDATSDMAIIARKGSQLVRKHREQKERKKAQHKHWELAGTKLGDIMGIKKTEEEDSSGGKPVGEDGKVDYRAEQKFADHMKEKSEASSDFAKKKTLLEQRQYLPIFAVRQQLLNIIRDNSIVIVVGETGSGKTTQLTQYLHEDGYTSYGMVGCTQPRRVAAMSVAKRVSEEIGTNLGEEVGYAIRFEDCTSEKTLIKYMTDGILLRESLRESDLDHYSAVIMDEAHERSLNTDVLFGLLREVVARRTDLKLIVTSATMDSDKFAAFFGNVPIFHIPGRTFPVDILFSKTPQEDYVEAAVKQALQIHLSGLIGDILIFMPGQEDIEVTSDQIVERLEDLDNAPALAVLPIYSQLPSDLQAKIFQKAPDGVRKCIVATNIAETSLTVDGIMFVVDAGYCKLKVFNPRIGMDALQVYPISQANANQRSGRAGRTGPGQCYRLYTQSAYKNEMLTTTIPEIQRTNLANVVLLLKSLGVQDLLLFHFMDPPPEDNMLNSMYQLWILGALDNTGALTPTGRLMVEFPLDPALSKMLIVSCDMSCSADILIIVSMLSVPAIFYRPKGREEESDQVREKFSVPESDHLTYLNVYMQWKNNNYSSIWCNDHFIHTKAMRKVREVRSQLKDIMVQQRMNLISCGSDWDIIRKCICAAYFHQAAKLKGIGEYVNVRTGMPCHLHPTSSLFGMGYTPDYIIYHELVMTTKEYMQCVTSVDGEWLAELGPMFYSIKHAGKSRQENRRRAKEELTNMEEEMSMAEEQLRSRRDEQEKKTNTAIVKAPKICTPGRKEEAPMTPRRTPARFGL; this is encoded by the exons ATGCTAGCAGCTCTTTGTCAG ATAATGGATGACGATGTGTCCATGCATAGGCTAGAAGGGACAGATCCAGCGGATCAAATTGGTGGACTGATAGTAAAGAAGAAGAGTGCTGCTGAGGAGCCCCACGTTTTTCGAGCGCCTACGCCTCGCACCTCGCTGCTGGGTTTGGATCTGCTCGCAGCCCAGAAGAGGAAGGAGCGGGAGAGTAAGGAGCAGGCGGAGGCCGATGACAGCAGTAGAAAGAAGTCAAAGGTTTCCTCCTACAAGGACTGGGAGGAAGGTAAAAGTGACTCTGGgtctgatgaagaagaagacgatgATACGGCTACGGACGCTAAGAAGGAGAG GAAGTACCGCGTGACTGGCTCCGAGACACCCTCGAGTCCTGGAGGGGTCAGCGAAGAGTTCCGACACCGacaccagcagagggagaaagaccGCCGTGAGCACGGACTCTACACCTCGTCCAAAGAGGACAACACCAGAGAAAaagacagggagaagagcagagacaAGGGCAGAGACCGAAGGAGCGAAAGAG ATGAGCGAGACGGCAGtcgtggcagcagcagcagcagccggtcgGAGCGCGGTGAGCGCTCACCGAGGGACGGCTTCTCCGATCGCATCAGCAGGGGGACTAAGAGAGAAGAACCCTCGACGCCACAGCAACGCCCCCGAG ATTCTTTCACGCCCTCGCGCTCCAACTGGGAGGAGGACGACAGCGGTTATTCCAGTTCACGGCATTCCCAGTGGGAATCTCCGTCCCCTGCCCTGTCCCACAAAGAGCTAGATCGCTCAGAACGAAGCCATCGCTCCGgccgagagagcgagaggagagacCG GTCCGTCCGAGGCCGTTACCCTGACGACACACCACTGCCGACCCCATCATACAAGTACAACGAGTGGGCCAATGACAGAAAGCATTTGGGTTCTACACCGCGTTTATCACAAGGAAAAG GTAGAAAAGAAGATGGCGGGGGAGGACTTGCGTTTGATAACGAGGATGAGAAAGACCAGTGGGAGGAGGACCAGAAA CAAGCTGACAGAGATtggtacatgatggatgaaggCTATGATGAGTTCCACAACCCTTTCACGACCACCTCTGAAGAATATGTGAAGAAGAGGGAGCAGATCCTCCAGAAGCAGACGCAAAAAAGAATATCTGCCCATAAGCGGCAGATCAATGAG GATAATGAGCGGTGGGAGACCAACCGGATGCTGACCAGTGGTGTGGTGCAGAGGTTGGAGGTGGATGAAGACTTTGAGGAGGACAATGCTGCAAAAGTTCATTTGCAGATTCACAACCTGGTTCCTCCCTTTCTGGATGGAAGAATAGTCTTTACTAAGCAG CCGGAGCCTGTCATCCCTGTGAAAGATGCCACCTCTGACATGGCCATCATTGCTCGTAAAGGCAGCCAGCTTGTCCGTAAACATCGTGAGCAGAAAGAACGCAAAAAG GCACAGCACAAGCACTGGGAATTGGCAGGCACCAAGTTAGGAGACATCATGGGCATCAAAAAGACTGAAGAGGAAGATTCTTCTGGGGGCAAACCGGTGGGAGAGGACGGCAAAGTAGACTACAG AGCAGAGCAGAAATTTGCAGACCATATGAAAGAAAAGAGTGAGGCCAGTAGTGactttgcaaagaagaaaacccTCCTGGAACAGAGACAGTACCTGCCTATATTTGCTGTCAGACAGCAACTTCTCAACATTATAAG AGACAACAGCATTGTGATTGTTGTGGGGGAAACGGGCAGTGGGAAGACCACACAGCTCACTCAGTACCTGCATGAGGACGGCTACACCAGCTACGGCATGGTGGGTTGTACTCAACCCCGGAGAGTGGCTGCAATGAGCGTGGCCAAGAGAGTCAGCGAGGAGATCGGCACTAACCTCGGAGAGGAG GTGGGCTATGCGATCCGTTTTGAGGACTGCACATCCGAGAAAACCCTGATAAAGTACATGACGGACGGTATCCTGCTCAGGGAGTCGTTGAGGGAGTCTGACCTGGACCACTACAGTGCCGTTATCATGGATGAGGCTCATGAACGCTCCCTGAATACTGACGTGCTGTTCGGCCTGCTGCGTGAG GTGGTAGCTCGGCGTACTGATCTGAAACTCATAGTTACCTCTGCAACTATGGACTCGGATAAGTTTGCTGCATTTTTTGGCAACGTACCGATTTTCCACATCCCAGGAAGAACATTTCCTGTCGACATCTTGTTCAGCAAG ACTCCTCAGGAGGACTACGTGGAGGCAGCAGTGAAGCAGGCCCTGCAGATCCACCTCAGTGGGTTGATCGGAGATATCCTCATCTTCATGCCTGGGCAGGAGGATATTGAG GTGACGTCGGATCAGATCGTGGAGCGGCTGGAGGACTTGGATAACGCTCCTGCTCTTGCCGTGCTGCCCATCTACTCCCAGCTGCCTTCGGATCTCCAGGCCAAGATCTTCCAGAAG GCCCCAGATGGTGTGAGGAAATGCATTGTCGCCACAAACATCGCTGAGACCTCCCTGACTGTGGATGGAATCATGTTTGTCGTGGACGCGGGATACTGCAAACTTAAG GTTTTCAACCCTCGCATTGGAATGGATGCTCTACAGGTTTATCCCATCAGCCAGGCTAATGCCAACCAGCGTTCTGGCCGAGCAGGACGTACAGGGCCTGGACAATGTTACAG GCTCTACACCCAGAGCGCCTATAAGAATGAGATGCTGACTACCACCATACCGGAGATCCAGAGGACCAACCTGGCCAACGTGGTCCTGCTCTTGAAGTCTTTAGGTGTTCAGGATTTGCTTCTATTCCACTTCATGGATCCCCCACCCGAAGACAACATGCTGAACTCCATGTACCAGCTGTGGATTTTGGGAGCTCTGGACAAcacag gTGCATTGACACCGACGGGGCGTCTGATGGTGGAGTTTCCCCTCGACCCCGCCCTTTCCAAAATGCTGATTGTGTCCTGCGACATGAGCTGCAGTGCGGACATCCTCATCATCGTCTCCATGCTCTCTGTGCCGGCCATCTTCTACAGACCCAAG GGCCGTGAGGAGGAGAGTGACCAGGTGAGGGAGAAGTTCTCCGTCCCAGAGAGCGACCACCTCACCTACCTCAACGTCTACATGCAGTGGAAGAACAACAATTACTCCAGCATCTGGTGCAACGACCACTTCATCCACACGAAGGCCATGCGCAAG GTGCGTGAGGTGCGCTCCCAGTTAAAGGACATCATGGTGCAGCAGAGGATGAACTTAATTTCCTGCGGGTCCGACTGGGACATCATCAGAAAGTGCATCTGTGCTGCATACTTCCACCAGGCTGCCAAGCTCAAG GGAATCGGTGAATATGTGAACGTGAGGACGGGCATGCCGTGTCACCTCCACCCTACCAGCTCCCTGTTTGGTATGGGCTACACCCCCGACTACATCATCTACCACGAGCTCGTCATGACCACCAAG GAGTACATGCAATGTGTGACTTCAGTGGATGGAGAGTGGCTAGCAGAACTTGGACCAATGTTTTACAGCATCAAACATGCAGGAAAAAGCCGACAG GAGAACCGCCGGCGGGCCAAGGAGGAGCTCAccaacatggaggaggagatgtcCATGGCTGAGGAGCAGCTGCGATCACGTCGAGacgagcaggagaagaagaccaACACCGCCATCGTTAA GGCTCCGAAAATCTGCACAccagggagaaaagaagaggcCCCCATGACGCCCAGACGCACGCCCGCCCGCTTTGGACTGTAG
- the dhx38 gene encoding pre-mRNA-splicing factor ATP-dependent RNA helicase PRP16 isoform X1 codes for MLAALCQIMDDDVSMHRLEGTDPADQIGGLIVKKKSAAEEPHVFRAPTPRTSLLGLDLLAAQKRKERESKEQAEADDSSRKKSKVSSYKDWEEGKSDSGSDEEEDDDTATDAKKESRKYRVTGSETPSSPGGVSEEFRHRHQQREKDRREHGLYTSSKEDNTREKDREKSRDKGRDRRSERDERDGSRGSSSSSRSERGERSPRDGFSDRISRGTKREEPSTPQQRPRDSFTPSRSNWEEDDSGYSSSRHSQWESPSPALSHKELDRSERSHRSGRESERRDRSVRGRYPDDTPLPTPSYKYNEWANDRKHLGSTPRLSQGKGRKEDGGGGLAFDNEDEKDQWEEDQKQADRDWYMMDEGYDEFHNPFTTTSEEYVKKREQILQKQTQKRISAHKRQINEDNERWETNRMLTSGVVQRLEVDEDFEEDNAAKVHLQIHNLVPPFLDGRIVFTKQPEPVIPVKDATSDMAIIARKGSQLVRKHREQKERKKAQHKHWELAGTKLGDIMGIKKTEEEDSSGGKPVGEDGKVDYRAEQKFADHMKEKSEASSDFAKKKTLLEQRQYLPIFAVRQQLLNIIRDNSIVIVVGETGSGKTTQLTQYLHEDGYTSYGMVGCTQPRRVAAMSVAKRVSEEIGTNLGEEVGYAIRFEDCTSEKTLIKYMTDGILLRESLRESDLDHYSAVIMDEAHERSLNTDVLFGLLREVVARRTDLKLIVTSATMDSDKFAAFFGNVPIFHIPGRTFPVDILFSKTPQEDYVEAAVKQALQIHLSGLIGDILIFMPGQEDIEVTSDQIVERLEDLDNAPALAVLPIYSQLPSDLQAKIFQKAPDGVRKCIVATNIAETSLTVDGIMFVVDAGYCKLKVFNPRIGMDALQVYPISQANANQRSGRAGRTGPGQCYRLYTQSAYKNEMLTTTIPEIQRTNLANVVLLLKSLGVQDLLLFHFMDPPPEDNMLNSMYQLWILGALDNTGALTPTGRLMVEFPLDPALSKMLIVSCDMSCSADILIIVSMLSVPAIFYRPKGREEESDQVREKFSVPESDHLTYLNVYMQWKNNNYSSIWCNDHFIHTKAMRKVREVRSQLKDIMVQQRMNLISCGSDWDIIRKCICAAYFHQAAKLKGIGEYVNVRTGMPCHLHPTSSLFGMGYTPDYIIYHELVMTTKEYMQCVTSVDGEWLAELGPMFYSIKHAGKSRQENRRRAKEELTNMEEEMSMAEEQLRSRRDEQEKKTNTAIVKAPKICTPGRKEEAPMTPRRTPARFGL; via the exons ATGCTAGCAGCTCTTTGTCAG ATAATGGATGACGATGTGTCCATGCATAGGCTAGAAGGGACAGATCCAGCGGATCAAATTGGTGGACTGATAGTAAAGAAGAAGAGTGCTGCTGAGGAGCCCCACGTTTTTCGAGCGCCTACGCCTCGCACCTCGCTGCTGGGTTTGGATCTGCTCGCAGCCCAGAAGAGGAAGGAGCGGGAGAGTAAGGAGCAGGCGGAGGCCGATGACAGCAGTAGAAAGAAGTCAAAGGTTTCCTCCTACAAGGACTGGGAGGAAGGTAAAAGTGACTCTGGgtctgatgaagaagaagacgatgATACGGCTACGGACGCTAAGAAGGAGAG CAGGAAGTACCGCGTGACTGGCTCCGAGACACCCTCGAGTCCTGGAGGGGTCAGCGAAGAGTTCCGACACCGacaccagcagagggagaaagaccGCCGTGAGCACGGACTCTACACCTCGTCCAAAGAGGACAACACCAGAGAAAaagacagggagaagagcagagacaAGGGCAGAGACCGAAGGAGCGAAAGAG ATGAGCGAGACGGCAGtcgtggcagcagcagcagcagccggtcgGAGCGCGGTGAGCGCTCACCGAGGGACGGCTTCTCCGATCGCATCAGCAGGGGGACTAAGAGAGAAGAACCCTCGACGCCACAGCAACGCCCCCGAG ATTCTTTCACGCCCTCGCGCTCCAACTGGGAGGAGGACGACAGCGGTTATTCCAGTTCACGGCATTCCCAGTGGGAATCTCCGTCCCCTGCCCTGTCCCACAAAGAGCTAGATCGCTCAGAACGAAGCCATCGCTCCGgccgagagagcgagaggagagacCG GTCCGTCCGAGGCCGTTACCCTGACGACACACCACTGCCGACCCCATCATACAAGTACAACGAGTGGGCCAATGACAGAAAGCATTTGGGTTCTACACCGCGTTTATCACAAGGAAAAG GTAGAAAAGAAGATGGCGGGGGAGGACTTGCGTTTGATAACGAGGATGAGAAAGACCAGTGGGAGGAGGACCAGAAA CAAGCTGACAGAGATtggtacatgatggatgaaggCTATGATGAGTTCCACAACCCTTTCACGACCACCTCTGAAGAATATGTGAAGAAGAGGGAGCAGATCCTCCAGAAGCAGACGCAAAAAAGAATATCTGCCCATAAGCGGCAGATCAATGAG GATAATGAGCGGTGGGAGACCAACCGGATGCTGACCAGTGGTGTGGTGCAGAGGTTGGAGGTGGATGAAGACTTTGAGGAGGACAATGCTGCAAAAGTTCATTTGCAGATTCACAACCTGGTTCCTCCCTTTCTGGATGGAAGAATAGTCTTTACTAAGCAG CCGGAGCCTGTCATCCCTGTGAAAGATGCCACCTCTGACATGGCCATCATTGCTCGTAAAGGCAGCCAGCTTGTCCGTAAACATCGTGAGCAGAAAGAACGCAAAAAG GCACAGCACAAGCACTGGGAATTGGCAGGCACCAAGTTAGGAGACATCATGGGCATCAAAAAGACTGAAGAGGAAGATTCTTCTGGGGGCAAACCGGTGGGAGAGGACGGCAAAGTAGACTACAG AGCAGAGCAGAAATTTGCAGACCATATGAAAGAAAAGAGTGAGGCCAGTAGTGactttgcaaagaagaaaacccTCCTGGAACAGAGACAGTACCTGCCTATATTTGCTGTCAGACAGCAACTTCTCAACATTATAAG AGACAACAGCATTGTGATTGTTGTGGGGGAAACGGGCAGTGGGAAGACCACACAGCTCACTCAGTACCTGCATGAGGACGGCTACACCAGCTACGGCATGGTGGGTTGTACTCAACCCCGGAGAGTGGCTGCAATGAGCGTGGCCAAGAGAGTCAGCGAGGAGATCGGCACTAACCTCGGAGAGGAG GTGGGCTATGCGATCCGTTTTGAGGACTGCACATCCGAGAAAACCCTGATAAAGTACATGACGGACGGTATCCTGCTCAGGGAGTCGTTGAGGGAGTCTGACCTGGACCACTACAGTGCCGTTATCATGGATGAGGCTCATGAACGCTCCCTGAATACTGACGTGCTGTTCGGCCTGCTGCGTGAG GTGGTAGCTCGGCGTACTGATCTGAAACTCATAGTTACCTCTGCAACTATGGACTCGGATAAGTTTGCTGCATTTTTTGGCAACGTACCGATTTTCCACATCCCAGGAAGAACATTTCCTGTCGACATCTTGTTCAGCAAG ACTCCTCAGGAGGACTACGTGGAGGCAGCAGTGAAGCAGGCCCTGCAGATCCACCTCAGTGGGTTGATCGGAGATATCCTCATCTTCATGCCTGGGCAGGAGGATATTGAG GTGACGTCGGATCAGATCGTGGAGCGGCTGGAGGACTTGGATAACGCTCCTGCTCTTGCCGTGCTGCCCATCTACTCCCAGCTGCCTTCGGATCTCCAGGCCAAGATCTTCCAGAAG GCCCCAGATGGTGTGAGGAAATGCATTGTCGCCACAAACATCGCTGAGACCTCCCTGACTGTGGATGGAATCATGTTTGTCGTGGACGCGGGATACTGCAAACTTAAG GTTTTCAACCCTCGCATTGGAATGGATGCTCTACAGGTTTATCCCATCAGCCAGGCTAATGCCAACCAGCGTTCTGGCCGAGCAGGACGTACAGGGCCTGGACAATGTTACAG GCTCTACACCCAGAGCGCCTATAAGAATGAGATGCTGACTACCACCATACCGGAGATCCAGAGGACCAACCTGGCCAACGTGGTCCTGCTCTTGAAGTCTTTAGGTGTTCAGGATTTGCTTCTATTCCACTTCATGGATCCCCCACCCGAAGACAACATGCTGAACTCCATGTACCAGCTGTGGATTTTGGGAGCTCTGGACAAcacag gTGCATTGACACCGACGGGGCGTCTGATGGTGGAGTTTCCCCTCGACCCCGCCCTTTCCAAAATGCTGATTGTGTCCTGCGACATGAGCTGCAGTGCGGACATCCTCATCATCGTCTCCATGCTCTCTGTGCCGGCCATCTTCTACAGACCCAAG GGCCGTGAGGAGGAGAGTGACCAGGTGAGGGAGAAGTTCTCCGTCCCAGAGAGCGACCACCTCACCTACCTCAACGTCTACATGCAGTGGAAGAACAACAATTACTCCAGCATCTGGTGCAACGACCACTTCATCCACACGAAGGCCATGCGCAAG GTGCGTGAGGTGCGCTCCCAGTTAAAGGACATCATGGTGCAGCAGAGGATGAACTTAATTTCCTGCGGGTCCGACTGGGACATCATCAGAAAGTGCATCTGTGCTGCATACTTCCACCAGGCTGCCAAGCTCAAG GGAATCGGTGAATATGTGAACGTGAGGACGGGCATGCCGTGTCACCTCCACCCTACCAGCTCCCTGTTTGGTATGGGCTACACCCCCGACTACATCATCTACCACGAGCTCGTCATGACCACCAAG GAGTACATGCAATGTGTGACTTCAGTGGATGGAGAGTGGCTAGCAGAACTTGGACCAATGTTTTACAGCATCAAACATGCAGGAAAAAGCCGACAG GAGAACCGCCGGCGGGCCAAGGAGGAGCTCAccaacatggaggaggagatgtcCATGGCTGAGGAGCAGCTGCGATCACGTCGAGacgagcaggagaagaagaccaACACCGCCATCGTTAA GGCTCCGAAAATCTGCACAccagggagaaaagaagaggcCCCCATGACGCCCAGACGCACGCCCGCCCGCTTTGGACTGTAG